A single window of Sulfitobacter sp. JL08 DNA harbors:
- a CDS encoding glutamate--cysteine ligase, which translates to MSIPQSGGGPIEHHDQLAEYLADGCKPKEDWRIGTEHEKFGYCKDTLKPLPFEGKRSILAVLEGLRDRHGWSEVREAGHLIGLEKDGANVSLEPGGQLELSGAPLETIHETCDEVNTHLREVKDIADEVGVGFIGLGAAPIWTHDDMPLMPKGRYALMNEYMQHVGTMGRAMMRRTCTVQVNLDFGSEADMVQKLRVSLALQPVATALFANSPFFEGKLNGYKSWRSYVWRNLDDSRTGMLPFVFEDGFGFERWVQYALDVPMYFVYRDGKYIDALGLSFRDFLKGELSALPGETPTLSDWADHLTTAFPEARIKKFIEMRGADGGPWRRLCALPAFWTGLMYDQTALDGAWDLVKGWDAETREELRVAAGRDGLQAQVGSLKMHDLAREVVALSEAGLKARGRSGAGGMVPDETHFLNTLKESIESGKVPADELLDKYNGEWGGNLTRIYQEYSY; encoded by the coding sequence ATGTCCATTCCTCAGTCCGGCGGTGGCCCGATCGAACATCATGACCAGTTGGCCGAGTATCTGGCCGACGGGTGCAAACCCAAAGAAGACTGGCGCATCGGCACCGAACACGAAAAATTCGGTTATTGCAAAGACACGCTGAAACCTTTGCCGTTCGAAGGCAAAAGATCGATTCTGGCGGTGTTGGAAGGATTGCGCGACCGTCACGGCTGGTCCGAGGTGCGCGAGGCGGGCCACTTGATCGGTCTTGAAAAAGACGGTGCGAATGTGTCGCTGGAACCGGGCGGCCAACTGGAACTGTCGGGCGCGCCGTTGGAAACCATTCACGAAACCTGCGACGAGGTGAACACCCACCTGCGCGAGGTCAAGGATATCGCGGACGAGGTCGGCGTCGGATTCATCGGCCTTGGCGCAGCGCCGATCTGGACGCATGACGACATGCCGCTGATGCCAAAGGGCCGCTATGCCCTGATGAACGAATACATGCAGCATGTGGGCACGATGGGCCGGGCAATGATGCGCCGCACCTGCACGGTGCAGGTGAACCTTGATTTCGGATCCGAGGCGGACATGGTGCAGAAGTTGCGTGTGTCCCTTGCGTTGCAACCTGTGGCAACTGCACTGTTTGCCAATTCGCCTTTCTTTGAAGGCAAACTCAACGGCTACAAATCATGGCGCAGCTATGTCTGGCGCAATCTTGATGATTCTCGCACCGGCATGCTGCCTTTCGTGTTCGAAGACGGCTTCGGGTTTGAACGCTGGGTGCAATACGCGCTCGATGTGCCGATGTATTTTGTGTATCGCGATGGCAAATATATCGATGCGCTGGGCCTATCGTTCCGTGATTTCCTCAAGGGCGAATTGTCGGCGCTTCCGGGTGAAACGCCGACCCTGTCGGATTGGGCCGATCACCTGACCACGGCCTTTCCCGAAGCGCGGATCAAGAAATTCATTGAAATGCGCGGGGCTGATGGCGGTCCCTGGCGGCGGTTGTGTGCGCTGCCAGCCTTCTGGACCGGTTTGATGTATGATCAGACCGCGTTGGATGGTGCTTGGGATCTGGTCAAGGGCTGGGATGCTGAAACACGCGAAGAACTGCGTGTTGCCGCCGGACGCGACGGATTGCAGGCGCAGGTTGGCAGCCTCAAGATGCACGATCTGGCGCGCGAAGTCGTGGCGCTGTCCGAAGCGGGACTGAAAGCGCGCGGGCGCAGCGGCGCGGGCGGCATGGTGCCGGATGAAACCCACTTTCTGAACACGCTGAAAGAAAGCATCGAGTCGGGGAAAGTGCCTGCCGACGAATTGCTGGACAAATACAACGGTGAATGGGGCGGGAATCTGACCCGTATTTATCAGGAATATTCGTACTGA
- a CDS encoding LysE family translocator, translated as MIELNLPLILIAALLAGASPGPATLAIAGTSMTSGRRAGLALASGVTTGSFVWSVSAAFGLAAVMLANAWAFEIIRYAGAGYLLFLAYKSARSALQGAQLKTPALVLSPRRAYSKGLALHLTNPKAILFFGALYAIGLPPDTPPSGLVIVILAVGTQSMIVFHAYAVIFSSAPMIACYQRMRRGFEAVFAMAFGAAALRILTARLAAPQG; from the coding sequence ATGATTGAACTGAATCTGCCCCTGATCCTGATTGCCGCGCTTTTGGCGGGGGCCAGTCCGGGTCCGGCAACATTGGCGATTGCCGGCACATCCATGACATCGGGGCGGCGCGCCGGGCTGGCCCTTGCGTCGGGCGTGACCACCGGATCATTTGTCTGGTCTGTTTCGGCGGCGTTCGGATTGGCGGCCGTGATGCTTGCCAATGCCTGGGCATTCGAAATCATCCGCTACGCCGGGGCGGGGTACTTGCTGTTCCTCGCCTATAAATCCGCGCGCTCTGCCTTGCAGGGGGCGCAGTTGAAAACGCCTGCTCTCGTTCTGTCGCCGCGTCGCGCCTATTCCAAAGGATTGGCGCTGCACCTGACGAACCCAAAGGCAATCCTGTTCTTCGGGGCGCTATATGCCATTGGCCTGCCGCCGGATACGCCACCATCGGGGTTGGTGATCGTCATCCTTGCTGTTGGAACGCAAAGCATGATCGTGTTTCACGCCTATGCTGTGATTTTTTCCAGCGCCCCGATGATCGCCTGTTACCAGCGGATGCGGCGCGGGTTCGAGGCCGTGTTTGCAATGGCTTTTGGTGCTGCCGCACTGCGCATTCTGACAGCCCGTCTTGCCGCGCCTCAGGGCTGA
- a CDS encoding aspartate carbamoyltransferase catalytic subunit produces the protein MTFAHRHLLGIEQLRPDDITTILDLADDYVALNRQTAKHSDVLAGLTQINMFFENSTRTQASFELAGKRLGADVMSMAMQASSIKKGETLIDTAMTLNAMHPDLLVVRHPHSGAVDLLAQKVNCAVLNAGDGRHEHPTQALLDALTIRRAKGRLHRLSIAICGDIAHSRVARSNIMLLGKMENRVRLIGPPTLMPAGIADFGVEVFDDMNRGLQDVDVVMMLRLQKERMDGGFIPSEREYYHRFGLDAEKLGHAKSDAIVMHPGPMNRGVEIDGTLADDINRSVIQEQVEMGVAVRMAVMDLLMQSHRAQHQTGAM, from the coding sequence ATGACATTTGCCCACCGTCACCTTCTGGGTATCGAACAACTCAGACCTGACGACATCACGACCATTCTTGATCTGGCAGATGATTATGTGGCGCTGAACCGCCAGACGGCAAAACACTCTGACGTTCTGGCCGGCCTGACCCAGATCAACATGTTCTTTGAAAACTCCACCCGCACCCAGGCCAGCTTTGAACTGGCGGGAAAACGGCTGGGCGCCGATGTGATGAGCATGGCAATGCAGGCTTCGTCGATCAAAAAGGGCGAAACCCTGATTGATACGGCGATGACACTGAACGCCATGCATCCTGATCTTCTGGTGGTGCGCCATCCGCATTCCGGCGCTGTCGATCTTTTGGCGCAAAAGGTCAACTGCGCGGTTCTGAACGCGGGCGACGGGCGTCACGAACATCCGACACAGGCCTTGCTTGACGCGCTGACGATCCGGCGGGCCAAAGGCCGGTTGCACCGCCTGTCGATAGCGATTTGCGGCGATATTGCCCATTCTCGCGTGGCGCGTTCCAACATCATGCTGCTGGGCAAGATGGAAAACCGCGTGCGCCTGATCGGTCCGCCGACACTGATGCCGGCAGGAATTGCCGATTTTGGTGTCGAAGTGTTCGACGATATGAACCGCGGCCTTCAGGATGTAGACGTCGTGATGATGCTGCGCCTTCAGAAAGAGCGCATGGATGGCGGGTTTATCCCGTCAGAGCGTGAATATTACCACCGCTTCGGGCTGGATGCGGAAAAGCTGGGCCATGCCAAATCCGATGCCATCGTCATGCACCCCGGCCCGATGAACAGAGGCGTGGAAATCGATGGAACCCTGGCCGACGACATCAACCGTTCGGTCATTCAGGAACAGGTGGAAATGGGCGTGGCCGTGCGCATGGCCGTGATGGATCTGCTGATGCAAAGCCATCGTGCCCAACATCAGACGGGGGCAATGTGA
- the plsY gene encoding glycerol-3-phosphate 1-O-acyltransferase PlsY, with translation MPLFETSVAGLLLWALIGYGLGSIPFGMVLARLMGLGNLRDIGSGNIGATNVLRTGNKLAAFLTLLLDGAKGAVAVVLARMFAGEDAAQIAALAAFLGHCYPVWLGFRGGKGVATFLGIILALAWPVGLACCAAWAAGAGLSRMSSMGALVAASSSTFFMVFMGHAGALLLGVILTVLVIVRHKDNIKRIKAGTEPKIGQKT, from the coding sequence ATGCCCTTGTTTGAAACTTCTGTCGCCGGTTTGCTTCTCTGGGCTCTGATCGGATACGGGCTGGGGTCTATTCCGTTCGGCATGGTGTTGGCACGTCTGATGGGGCTGGGGAACCTGCGCGATATCGGGTCGGGCAACATCGGGGCAACCAATGTATTGCGCACAGGCAACAAACTGGCGGCGTTTCTGACACTGCTGCTGGATGGCGCAAAGGGCGCGGTCGCCGTTGTTCTGGCCCGTATGTTTGCCGGCGAAGACGCGGCCCAGATCGCGGCACTTGCCGCCTTTCTGGGGCATTGTTATCCGGTCTGGCTGGGCTTTCGCGGCGGCAAGGGCGTTGCTACGTTTCTGGGCATCATTCTGGCGCTGGCCTGGCCTGTCGGGCTGGCCTGTTGCGCCGCATGGGCGGCAGGCGCAGGTCTGTCGCGCATGTCATCGATGGGCGCGCTGGTGGCTGCGTCTTCGTCCACTTTTTTCATGGTGTTCATGGGACATGCCGGCGCGCTGCTGCTGGGCGTCATTCTGACAGTTTTGGTGATTGTCCGTCACAAGGACAACATCAAGCGGATCAAGGCCGGAACAGAACCAAAGATCGGCCAGAAAACCTGA
- the pyrC gene encoding dihydroorotase, translated as MTDATVFTNARLIDPETGTDDIGWVRTENGQISAVSYDALPKTVEGTRIDCSGKCLAPGIVDIGVKVCEPGERHKESYRSAGLAAAAGGVTTMVTRPDTDPSIDSPEILEFVTRRANQAAPVNVVPMAALTKGRQGREMTEIGFLMDAGAVAFTDCDHVVTDTKVFSRALTYARSLGALVIAHVQEPVLSQGAAVTSGKFASLRGLPAVSPMAERMGLDRDIALIEMTGARYHADQITTARALPALERAKRNGLDITAGVSIHHLTLNEFDVADYRTFFKVKPPLRAEDDRLAVIEAVRSGLIDTISSMHTPQDEESKRLPFEEAASGAVALETLLPAAMRLYHAGQLDLPALFRAMSLNPAKRLGLPGGRLQAGAPADLVLFDPDAPFMMDRTTLKSKSKNTPFDGQRMQGKVIATYVAGQPVFERQH; from the coding sequence ATGACCGATGCAACCGTCTTTACCAATGCCCGCCTGATCGATCCGGAAACCGGAACAGATGACATTGGCTGGGTACGGACAGAAAACGGCCAAATTAGCGCTGTATCCTATGATGCCCTCCCGAAAACGGTGGAAGGAACACGTATCGACTGTTCCGGTAAATGCCTGGCGCCGGGTATTGTCGATATCGGCGTCAAGGTGTGCGAACCGGGGGAACGGCACAAGGAATCCTATCGCTCTGCCGGGCTTGCTGCGGCGGCGGGCGGCGTGACCACGATGGTCACGCGCCCCGATACCGATCCGAGCATCGACAGCCCTGAAATTCTTGAATTTGTGACCCGCCGCGCGAACCAAGCCGCGCCTGTCAATGTCGTGCCCATGGCCGCGCTGACCAAAGGCAGGCAGGGACGCGAAATGACGGAAATCGGGTTTCTTATGGATGCCGGGGCTGTTGCGTTTACTGATTGCGACCACGTGGTCACCGACACCAAGGTATTCAGCCGCGCGCTGACCTATGCCCGATCCTTGGGCGCGCTTGTGATTGCCCATGTGCAGGAACCGGTCCTGTCACAGGGCGCGGCTGTCACCTCTGGCAAATTTGCATCCTTGCGGGGTCTTCCGGCGGTATCGCCCATGGCCGAGCGGATGGGGCTGGACCGTGACATAGCGCTGATCGAAATGACAGGCGCGCGCTATCACGCCGACCAGATCACAACGGCACGGGCCCTGCCAGCGCTTGAGCGGGCGAAACGCAATGGTCTAGACATCACGGCAGGCGTGTCGATCCATCATCTGACGCTGAATGAATTCGACGTGGCCGATTACCGCACCTTCTTCAAGGTCAAACCGCCGCTGCGTGCGGAAGACGATCGGCTGGCGGTTATCGAAGCTGTCCGCAGCGGCCTGATCGATACGATCAGTTCGATGCACACGCCGCAGGACGAAGAAAGCAAACGCCTGCCCTTTGAAGAGGCCGCAAGCGGTGCCGTGGCCCTGGAAACCCTGCTGCCGGCCGCCATGCGCCTTTATCATGCAGGGCAGTTGGATTTGCCCGCGCTTTTCAGGGCCATGTCGCTGAATCCCGCAAAACGGCTTGGCTTGCCCGGTGGCCGGTTGCAGGCAGGTGCTCCCGCCGATCTGGTGTTGTTTGACCCGGATGCGCCATTTATGATGGATCGCACCACCCTGAAATCGAAATCGAAAAACACACCGTTTGACGGACAGCGCATGCAGGGTAAGGTTATCGCAACCTATGTTGCAGGCCAGCCTGTATTTGAAAGACAGCATTAA
- a CDS encoding amino acid synthesis family protein, giving the protein MVQTRKIIFLRELITADLLGQPCAPVTRVAAIAVFRNPLAGRRRDDLSELFEIGAELGQTLAQDAVAQLAKAPVSYGKAAIVGVNGDMEHGGAVIHPRLGAPMRGAAGGGAAVIPSNVKIGGPGTSIDLPLGHKDNPWSFDHFDTITLCVPDGPGPDEIAMVLAYADGGRPIPRCGSGPVQP; this is encoded by the coding sequence ATGGTACAAACCCGAAAGATCATTTTCCTGCGCGAACTGATTACCGCCGATTTGCTGGGACAGCCTTGCGCGCCAGTTACGCGGGTTGCGGCGATTGCCGTTTTTCGCAATCCACTTGCCGGCCGTCGCCGGGATGATCTGTCGGAACTGTTCGAGATTGGCGCAGAACTGGGCCAGACCCTTGCGCAGGACGCGGTTGCGCAGCTTGCCAAAGCACCGGTGTCTTATGGCAAGGCGGCGATCGTTGGCGTCAACGGTGATATGGAGCATGGCGGCGCTGTCATTCACCCGCGATTGGGTGCCCCGATGCGTGGCGCTGCGGGTGGGGGTGCAGCGGTTATTCCGTCGAATGTCAAGATCGGCGGGCCGGGCACCTCAATCGATTTGCCCTTGGGTCACAAGGATAATCCGTGGTCTTTCGATCACTTCGATACCATTACGCTGTGCGTGCCCGATGGCCCCGGACCGGACGAAATCGCGATGGTTCTGGCCTATGCCGATGGGGGCCGCCCCATCCCGCGCTGTGGCAGTGGGCCGGTTCAGCCCTGA
- a CDS encoding 16S rRNA (uracil(1498)-N(3))-methyltransferase, with amino-acid sequence MNAKIRLYVEHPLGVGQSVPLGRDAAHYLFGVMRQAVGAAVLVFNGKDGEWLAEVSEASKRSGVLSVRHQTRPLQMPPDLWLLFAPIKKARTDFIVEKAAEMGAARIVPVQTEFTNAGRIQQDRLQAHAVEAAEQCGGTYVPEVTGLHKLDRLLADWPQDRQLMFCDEAEAGGRLNLPISERGPWAILIGPEGGFSEAERKRLRALPFSHSISLGPLVLRADTAAVAAMTLWQHTLGDWT; translated from the coding sequence ATGAATGCAAAAATCAGGCTTTATGTAGAGCACCCGTTGGGGGTGGGGCAATCGGTTCCTTTGGGGCGCGATGCTGCACATTATCTTTTTGGCGTCATGCGACAGGCGGTCGGGGCCGCTGTTCTTGTATTCAACGGAAAAGATGGTGAATGGCTGGCAGAGGTCAGCGAAGCGTCAAAGCGCAGTGGTGTCTTGAGTGTGCGACACCAGACGCGTCCTTTGCAGATGCCACCAGACCTATGGCTGCTGTTTGCCCCGATCAAAAAGGCGCGTACCGATTTCATCGTGGAAAAAGCTGCCGAAATGGGGGCGGCGCGCATTGTTCCGGTGCAGACTGAATTTACCAATGCAGGCCGCATTCAGCAGGACCGGCTGCAGGCGCACGCGGTGGAGGCCGCCGAACAATGCGGCGGAACCTATGTTCCCGAGGTGACGGGCCTGCACAAACTGGATCGTCTGCTGGCCGATTGGCCGCAGGATCGCCAGTTGATGTTCTGTGATGAAGCCGAAGCAGGCGGGCGGTTGAACCTGCCGATAAGCGAACGCGGGCCCTGGGCCATCCTGATCGGGCCCGAAGGCGGGTTTTCCGAAGCGGAACGAAAACGGCTGCGCGCCTTGCCGTTTTCGCACTCGATTTCACTGGGTCCGCTTGTTTTGCGCGCGGATACGGCGGCGGTGGCCGCAATGACCCTTTGGCAACACACCCTGGGGGACTGGACATGA